The DNA window CTTCAACGATGACCAGAGTTGAGAGGGCACAGGTTTTCACTGGGCTTGTGGCCTTGACTCCACAGCTGCTGGGGAAAGAGGCTCTGGCAGAGGAAAGGACGGAGCTGTTCCAGCCgctctctctccaccctcagAGGGCCTGTGACCAGCCGTCCGGGTCACTGTCTGGATGTGCTTGCTCACTTTGCCCCCACCCGCCAGGTGTTTTGGGTTCTTCAGTCCCCCCCGTTAGCACAGGCCagtctgtcatttcaagaatcaTCAAAGCCACCTGCAGTCCTTCCCGAACGCACGGGAGAACGCAAACCACCGTGCAGCACCCCGACCCGACCGAGATTCCTGAGAAGTTGTAACACCCCCGGCAACCTTGGAGAAAGCCAGAGGTTTCTTCTAAGCTCTATTTTGTTAGATAAAGAGGTCGAggatcttttttatatttaattagaaacaaaacaccacagaaacCCCCAAATGATAATGAtgaacaacccccccccccaagaaactaaaaaacattaataaaagtaTTCACCATTCCCAAGGTGGAGAAGAACTGAATAAAAATCTGGGTAGGGGAAATTAAAAATCatagtccccccccccccccatctcagGCCCTCCCCTAACTGAGTGCCGTGTTGGGGGAGCACGTGACTTAGTTCTGCTGGATCTGCCGGCAACCTTACCGTCTTCCCTTTCACCCACTCGGTGGCCAATGAGCTGGAGGCGATTGCAGAGCCACAGCCAAACGTTTTAAACCTGGCGTCCACGATCTTCCCCTTCTCATCCACTTGAATCTAGCAAAGAGACGAGGTGGGCCACTCGCAGAGGCCCGCTGGGGCCCTCCCCAGGAGCTCTGGTCTGCTTTCCCCGCTTTAAGTTTTGGCATTACCTATTGCGTTTGCTTTGAAGAGTTCAGTGATAGAACGTTAAACACAGGAATGATTATATAGAATTATATTGGCCTAGCTGCTGAAGAGCAGCTGAAAAACATGCCCCCTTCGCAGTTTTTTTTGTAACCCTAGCCTGCTTTTGGCTATGAAGTTCTGCTCACGGCTGCTATGTCAACCCACCTCTGAAAACACTGGGAGAGTCACACTCAAGGGCTCTGGtttaatgctgtttcctctgccaccATTAGTGGCTCCGCCCCACCTTGCTTCTGTTTTCTAAGATAGCCTAGGAGACTGGCAAGCCGCCCTCCCACCGTGAAGGAGACTGCCGACAAAGCTACAGTTTACCCGAAGTGCCGCTACCTTCCTGTTGTCTTCAGTTTAGGGGGGGTTTGATTTATTGGATTTCTCCTCTAGCTGGGGATTGCTAGCTCAACGGTTGTGGTTTTCCTTTGGTCAGTAAAATTCACAGAACCTTTTACTTAAATGACAGTGGAACTTAAGCTGATTCAGCGGGTAGAACAGTGCGATCAGTTCACCGTATCAGAAAGGGTCAGCGCGGTGTGCCAGCAGAAGAACTAGGATTCGGGCTCGGCTCTGATCGTTTCTAACACCGACTCACCCCCGCTCACCAGGGTCGAAGTGGAGAGCAAATGAAATGGCTCGTGAACCCTGTGCGCACACAGAACCGTTACCACCACCGATGAAAACCAGCCGTACCTGCAATTTCATTACATCGCCACATGCTGGGGCCCCCACCAGGCCAGTTCCAACATTTTTAGCTGTCTTGTCAAGAGACCCCACGTTTCTGGGATTTTCGTAATGATCAACGACCTGAAATGAGAGCGTTACGAGAAATCACATCACTCCTTTTTGGTCCCGACGTGATGGTGAGTGTGGCGTCAGCAATGTGGAGCTTGGCGGGCGTCACTAAATACCAAATGTCACCTCATGTCAGCGAGAACCGTTTGTGACCCAAAGTCTTTTTGCATCCTCTCTCCAACTACCTTGAGAGATTTGTGATAGTGGAGGAAGATATGTTTTAGCTTCAAAGGGTTTTTAACTACATGTAATTATTTGACCTTTGCCCATCTAAATCACCAGATTTGGGCTCAAATGACTCttgttatttccaaataaaactgTTCTCAAACGATAATAATTTCTACTCAAAAACTCTAAAAGCAACTATGGTCCTTAAATTGAAGGCTTTCCCAGAAGCCTCAAGGAGACTGTTACAGAGGAACAATGCTATGAAAGTGTCCAATTCTGGCTGATGATAAACTGAGTTCCATCACGATTTCAGGGCCCTGAAGTCTCCCCGGTGCAGCAGCGCACCCTGGTGGCTAGAAGGTCGCCAGCCCGAACTGATTCAGCGTGCACTGTCAACAAAACACAcccctgggtgggggaggagcaaaGGCCTTGGAGAGGAACTGAAGCCAAAACAGAATAAATGTCTACTCAAACTGGCACACAGAAGGCTCTAGTAGCCTTGAGATTTTTAACCAGTTAGCCACAAGTACACCGGTCGTCCAgtccctcttccccccccccgccccgacccgGCATGGACGTTAACTCCAAGCCTACGGACCTACCTACAAGATAATATCCCACCGGGACTTTTTGCCCCAAGTTGATTTACCGATTTCTTTGGTTAGTTGCTTTCCCAGCGCTAGAGTCTCCCGTCTAAGGGACTTCACGCCCCCGGAAGGCAAGGGCTGCAAATTACACACCTATTCCTATGCCCCGCCCCCAAACAAAAGGTGAACAGGAAAACAGGATTGTCGGTTACGCGTCTGACTCCCCTCGGAGGTTTTGTGCTCCTACAGGAACAACAGCGGCACCATAAATGGTCCCCATGCGCTAGGCACGAGTATCGCGTGTAGGGGGCTGCTAAGACATCCCTTTTACACATGGGAAAAGAGCTTCAgcgactttcccaaggtcacttGGCCAGGGCAGCGGCCTGGCTGAAGCCGCAGCCCGTCCGGATGTGTGTCTCTCCAGGAGTCGGGCTGGCAGCATGTCCTAACGGGACCCTCCTTCCTGGGCTGTTCAGGTGTTTAGAGGCTGGGATGCACGACGGCAGCCAGCGGCAGGGCCCGAGGGCAGTTTTTGTTTCCTGCGTGGTTAGTGTCACTGCGCAGCGAGAGAAGTTGAGGCAGATCTGCGCGAGGGTGCGGCCCCTCTATCCTGGGCCGGGGGGCCGTCGTTACCCTGGGCGCTAGCCTGGTCTCCCCAAGTGGCGCAGAATCCCGCGGCCACTCCTCTTTAGAATGAGCCTCAGCCCAGCGCCGGCACGCACAAGTCCCCTCGGCGATCCTAGTACTCCCGGCCCCCGATTGCTGCGGACCCCACGCACCCCCTTGCCCACCCCTACCTTCTTGTGGTAGAGCCGTGCCGGAGCTGATAGCTCCCGGGCCGGTAGGCGCGGTCTCTGGAGCAGCAGGGCCGATGCCGCTCGCCTTAGACGACCAGCTCCAGCCGCCGCCATCTTGCGGCCTTGCGCCTGCGCAGGCCGAGAGCGAgaccaagggggaggggagctCCTGCGAGCCGGCTCCGAGCTTAGTGCGCGCGCCCTCTAGGACGTCACCGCGATTTCTGGCCTGCGCCGTCACCCTCCGAGCACGTGTCGGCGTCCCACCACGCCCCTCGGGGGAGGCGGGGCGCAGAGCGGGAAAGTCAGAAGTCGCTGGAGGGCTCGTTCTCCTTGCTGGGGTCTGGATGTAAGAGGATCGATATCAGGCTGGAGTGCAGGACCCAAGTTTACGTCCACAAAGCCCCCCGCTGAAATACAGCGTGGAGGATCAACCAGTCCACCTTTCTTAACCCCAATTTGCAGCCTAAGACATTCAGGTTCAGAATGGtttagtaacttgtccaaggttgcTCAGAGTTAGATTCATTTGGGATTCAAATTTGGACAATACTGAGTTAGAATCCTGGTTTTGCACCTTCCAGGTCGTGTGACCATAGGAAAACGACATCAGCTCTCTAAGCCTTGGTCTTTTGTAATACGTAATTCAAGGACAATTCATTCATGGGCATCTCTGTGTTGAGCGCCAACTATGAGTCAAGGTGCTATACTAGGCCTTGGGGATCCAacggaaagaaaaacaattcctgCCTCACCAAGCTTGCTCGTGAAGGAGAAAGGCAACAAGTAAACATACCTATACTTTCATACCTCAAAATGGGATGATTAAAAGGAACGATCACTGATTTAGAGCATGTCTtgatttagaaacatttttttctgtataaataACAGTAAACTCAATTTCTATGGCAATACCTGGCAATTTAAAGTTTCTAGTTAAATGCTTAGTAATGTAATTTATTATGTTGGTTTGCAGAATATGAGCTTATACAACGAGAAAACTCACACGTGTATTTAACGCCTACGAGGCACCAGGCAAAATATAAAAGGGAGGATTCTCTTTGGGAAATGGGTTTTTCTTATGAATGGTGCAATTGATCCCCGAGGACTTGGGGCTTTCTCTGCGTTTCTCACTCGCTGGGAATACTTGAACCACACGCCAAGGCAGACTAGGCGAcaaggtatttatttattctcaccaTCGTTTTGACCTTCTCAACATGGCGCCAAACCCTTAACTACAGTCATCACGCTCCCGCCACGACTTCCTCTAATGGCCTCCACTTCCTGTCAAAGACCCAACTCTGTCCGAAATTGAGACGGAACACATGCCGTActagtgagtttttttttttcctcgcGAGAACTTCTACAGAAGTAacgaaaataaaataaactgcgTGTACTGAGATATTTCCCCATCATCCGAGGCTCCCATTTCCCCTTCCGGTGGCGGGAGAGCGCGGCGTGGGTCAGGCGTTCGCCGCGGGCAGCTCGCGCTCCAGCGGGTCCTCGGCGGCGGAGCGAAAACCCGGGAGTCACTGGCGCAAGATGGCGACGGCAGCCGCAAGCTCGGCTTCAGAACCCGAGGCCGAGCCCAAGGCGGGGCCCGAGGTGGAGGGCGAGGAGGATGAGGTTAAGGCGGCGAGAACCAGGAGGAAGGTGTTGTCGCGGGCAGTGGCCGCTGCGACGTACAAGACGATGGGGCCAGCGTGGGACCAGCCGGAGGAAGGCGTGAGCGAGAGCGACGGAGACGAGGAGTACCCCACGGCTTCCTCAGCGAGCTCCCCCGGCGAGTACGAGTGGGAGTACgacgaggaggaggagaagaaccAGCTGGAGATCGAGCGGCTGGAGGAGCAGGTGCGCCTGGGGGCGGGCGGCGGACGCGCTCCCTAGGTCCCCAGGCCCCGGCCCGCCTGCCGGGTGCTGAGCGGCGGTGCAGCCGCCGGGGCGCTCACTGCTTGCCTGGGGCTTTTCGGGCGTCATCCCCGTGAACCCTCGCAGCGGCCCAGGGAGGCGGTAGGTAGAGCAGTCCCCGCTTTGCGGGAGGACATGGAGGTCCCTCGCGAAGGGAGCTCGCTCAAGGTTATACTTCCTGCACGTGGGGAGTCAGGCTTTGAACTTGGGGCGGATTTCACGACTCCCGCCCCTGACCGCACCCTTCGCCTGTGCCCGGCAGCTGCGATGAAACTCCCACGACCCTCGTCGTGGGGTAGGAAATAGTGTTGATCCCGAGGCTGAGACTGGAGATGGGAAAGTGGAGATGGCCGCGTCCGGAGGCTGACGCCCCCTGTGGATGATCCACACCTGGGAGGATTTCGTTTCTTTCGCGTTTCAGTTTCCTCCACTGTAAATTGGGAGCAGCGAATCCTTCGCCACGTGATTGTCCTAACAGCAGTTAATTGTCACCTAGTTGTTAGGTGAATTCTCATCTGTTAGCTCCTGTgtaacccagggtcccagcaggaaaTGGTGGCGCTTTCAAACTAGGGTAATTTGAGAAAAGGTTATTGGAGGGACTGTGTGTTCATTAAAGGGCTGGGCAGGGAAACCGGGGGGCAGGTTGGTGTCCCAGGGCTGGTCACCGCGGGACCTGTGCTCACGCTAAGGCCCGAAGAGGTGAGGGGCGTGACGGGTTTCCCGGAAGGGTGTGCGGCCGGGGCGCCCGAGAGGAGGGGAGACCTTTGGTCAAAGGGCGCGGCCCCAGCTTCCTACCAGGGATTGTGCAGGGGGGAGAACACCTtgccctgcctctcctcctctctgcaaACGGCTGCCGATGCTTCCGCTTGGGCAGACCCCGCTGGGAGCGGGAGAACGGAGACCCCGTCTGTGGGATCCGcgcagcagggcagagggggcggTGCGGGGGCTTTGGAGGGACAAGCAGATGGAGCACATTCTTTGTCACTGACAGCCCAGAAAGCAGGTTCAGAACAAATGAGGACATTTGTTCAAAGTCATTCATAAGGGGATTTGAACTTTCTAGGTTGTGGACCAGATGCCGCACTGGATGTGAAGTCACTAGTGACGTGAGGTCGCTCACCTGGGTCCCTCAGCCTTGCTGGGTGGGAGGAGTCCCTGTAATGTCGTCTCTGGCGGTGGTTTTGTTACCTGGTGAAATGGTGATACCCTCcattggtgtagctcagtgattTTTAGCCGTCGTGCtgcaaagcatttttaaaacatgcgacACCTGACTATTAAgttgggggcactgacctctgttCCCTTATTGTCgaataaaaaaatgacatcaaccaacacaacaatagccatccggtatgaatgaatcaaagttaacacttttttttttgtcagattggcaaaaatatacaaaaagtatatttttggtgtgctgcagaatctTGGTAGCTGATGTGTGCCGTGAGacgaaaaaggttgaaaatcgctggtatAGCTTGTCCC is part of the Desmodus rotundus isolate HL8 chromosome 7, HLdesRot8A.1, whole genome shotgun sequence genome and encodes:
- the ISCU gene encoding iron-sulfur cluster assembly enzyme ISCU — protein: MAAAGAGRLRRAASALLLQRPRLPARELSAPARLYHKKVVDHYENPRNVGSLDKTAKNVGTGLVGAPACGDVMKLQIQVDEKGKIVDARFKTFGCGSAIASSSLATEWVKGKTVEEALTIKNTDIAKELCLPPVKLHCSMLAEDAIKAALADYKLKQEPKKGEAESK